In Phaeodactylum tricornutum CCAP 1055/1 chromosome 10, whole genome shotgun sequence, a single genomic region encodes these proteins:
- a CDS encoding predicted protein: MYSHLVLGLAILFLGASQCNSNLIRGNSSMSASEAGDSEALTTTLSRRLVENFVPLRCNAAIGKAPCSSFVTMFGNDSVRSNRVIIPCGKCVTMDYPGPQLTLNDGIDIRGKLVFPDGYRLTVRTNLVSVQGELEMRSSKPVDGNPDVRFVMQGTESASFAPISSNAAKCGGNCDAGARSIAVAGGKVNLNGLPTSTPTWLHIQDVLGSSAIVVSNSVRNKWATGATIVITSEHQGYFGEQVRKITSISNVGSNSVRLNLDQPINRPVTLRDSPDFATEVALLSRNIVFEGAPGTKGGHFWIMHTPRVRQRIEGVELVNFGQEGLLGRYPIHFHMCGDVSGSVVVKNTIRNSNQRCIVVHGTNNLLVQENVAYFTKGHCYMLEDGIETGNQFVRNIGIRTVKPEVIIPNMGSNGKESDRSASTFWITNADNSWIGNVVAGSEALGFWFELLVRGNLANEHQDFDPMMVPTRKFEDNVVHSVFGVGMTYYLSGYIPETLQYFKNNKFFRNHHLALRIHRSRNIVLTGNKFSDNRYAIQIDRDEEIHVTDTTIVGYSDLFKDVVRRNRFAQAPCAQGISFQSTNPWQKKMDSELNGVILDKVRFSGFSNAVCSSSTAIELDSRLDGYKSFEMFSQYSGATVSDANSIDFCRGKSAGARDVYVSDTTGSLLDGVASAPSTLMVNSPELASFVNPSACTENAARCYTYCSNTCFRTVHYYVPVGQSRDYKLKVCDRKDASDCTVLSGYVHFNHPWPRRFAVHVPSGREYDTYFLDKGVPVYPTNVEIVFQEKLCPTAPDDDDIALLYKARGTTFPPTPSPTTALAACGNLIANSDFERGFNGYWDAQGVGTLSTTAGYKSATAMYYASGNRNRYWVGPSHQWREGLDLKCLKQGTTWEFSARLKLVDSTTGRGASCNTGSSSEGEMCPQVQLIVRDQSWTQHSFRVSGFDGGDTWVANGFNEFKGYWTIPANGSGWQGGVANMRVILSEFPFGMDLVVDDFSMVLTLDTNKSLAQSPTLSPVLAVPPPTQAPIRIPTQAPVRIPAQAPIRIPNESPLIGPGTDLNACAKMIANSNFDLGYEGYWSVPSGGSLSNKEGFSSSTSMYYDSGNRRRYWIGPEYKWPNGVEYGCLLQGTTWKFTAKFQLIDAATGKGSSCSVNSSKEGEMCPRVRLTLRDDGWTLRNVRIDGFSAADTWDANGMNSFTGYWTVPEDGPDWQGRVRNIRLAIVDFPFDKNLVVDDFQMAFFNTN, translated from the exons ATGTACTCTCACCTTGTCCTCGGCTTAGCcattcttttccttggcgcTAGCCAGTGCAACAGCAACCTGATTCGTGGTAATTCTTCGATGTCTGCGAGCGAAGCCGGCGATTCTGAAGCGCTAACAACAACCTTATCTCGGCGTCTTGTCGAAAATTTTGTTCCTTTGAGGTGCAATGCTGCCATCGGTAAAGCCCCTTGTTCATCTTTCGTCACGATGTTTGGCAATGACTCTGTTCGATCAAACAGAGTCATTATTCCATGTGGCAAGTGCGTTACAATGGACTATCCGGGACCGCAACTAACACTAAATGATGGCATCGACATACGAGGCAAACTAGTGTTTCCAGACGGATACCGACTCACGGTTCGGACGAACTTGGTGTCGGTCCAAGGCGAGCTTGAGATGAGAAGTTCTAAACCAGTTGATGGAAACCCCGATGTACGGTTTGTAATGCAAGGTACTGAGAGTGCGTCGTTCGCACCGATCAGCAGCAACGCCGCAAAATGTGGAGGAAATTGCGATGCAGGAGCTCGATCCATTGCAGTGGCTGGTGGGAAGGTCAATC TCAATGGCCTACCTACTAGCACACCAACCTGGCTACATATCCAAGACGTCCTTGGTAGCTCGGCTATTGTTGTGTCCAATTCGGTCCGTAATAAATGGGCTACTGGTGCAACTATTGTTATCACCTCCGAACACCAAGGTTACTTTGGCGAGCAAGTTCGTAAAATCACCAGCATTTCGAACGTCGGCTCCAATAGCGTCCGTCTCAATCTCGACCAACCCATCAACCGTCCGGTCACGCTTCGCGACAGCCCAGACTTTGCCACCGAGGTAGCCTTGCTGTCACGCAACATTGTCTTTGAAGGGGCCCCCGGAACGAAGGGTGGCCACTTTTGGATCATGCACACTCCCCGAGTGAGGCAGCGTATCGAAGGAGTGGAACTCGTTAACTTCGGACAAGAAGGCCTCTTGGGTAGATACCCAATCCACTTTCACATGTGCGGGGATGTCTCAGGCTCGGTAGTAGTCAAGAATACCATTCGCAATTCCAACCAGCGCTGCATTGTCGTCCACGGCACTAACAACCTCCTTGTTCAAGAAAATGTAGCCTATTTCACCAAAGGGCACTGTTACATGTTGGAAGATGGCATCGAGACGGGCAATCAGTTTGTGCGAAACATTGGCATACGCACCGTCAAACCGGAGGTCATCATTCCGAACATGGGTAGCAATGGCAAGGAATCTGATAGGTCTGCCAGTACCTTCTGGATCACGAACGCTGACAACTCGTGGATCGGAAATGTAGTAGCCGGATCCGAAGCTCTGGGCTTTTGGTTTGAGCTGTTGGTCCGTGGAAACCTGGCCAACGAGCACCAAGACTTTGATCCTATGATGGTTCCGACCCGCAAGTTCGAGGACAACGTCGTTCATAGCGTATTTGGGGTAGGGATGACCTACTATTTGAGCGGTTACATCCCGGAAACACTGCAGTacttcaaaaacaacaagtTCTTCCGCAACCATCACCTTGCGCTCCGTATCCACCGGTCACGAAACATCGTTCTGACTGGCAATAAGTTCTCGGACAACAGATATGCCATTCAAATCGAtcgtgacgaagaaattcaTGTCACCGACACAACCATTGTTGGCTATTCCGATCTATTCAAGGACGTGGTCAGAAGGAATCGCTTTGCCCAAGCACCTTGCGCCCAAGGGATATCTTTCCAATCGACTAATCCATGGCAGAAAAAGATGGATTCGGAGCTCAACGGTGTCATTTTGGACAAAGTCAGATTTTCTGGATTTTCCAACGCGGTGTGTTCGTCTTCAACCGCAATCGAGCTGGATTCCCGACTCGACGGGTACAAATCGTTCGAGATGTTCTCACAGTACTCCGGCGCCACCGTAAGTGACGCAAACTCGATCGACTTTTGTCGTGGAAAGTCTGCCGGTGCACGTGATGTGTACGTGTCCGATACCACAGGTTCTCTTCTCGACGGCGTTGCCTCTGCTCCTTCTACTCTGATGGTCAACTCGCCGGAGCTGGCAAGCTTTGTCAATCCCAGTGCATGTACCGAAAACGCAGCTCGATGCTACACCTACTGTAGCAACACTTGCTTCCGCACCGTTCACTACTACGTCCCAGTGGGCCAAAGTCGAGACTACAAGCTCAAAGTATGCGACCGCAAGGACGCGTCCGACTGTACCGTACTCTCCGGTTACGTACACTTTAACCACCCCTGGCCTCGCCGATTTGCCGTGCATGTCCCGTCAGGACGGGAGTACGACACTTACTTCCTCGACAAGGGAGTGCCTGTGTACCCAACGAATGTCGAGATTGTGTTCCAGGAAAAGCTTTGCCCAACGGCAccggatgatgatgatatCGCTCTTCTCTACAAGGCTCGAGGTACCACCTTTCCCCCCACGCCTAGTCCGACGACAGCTCTCGCCGCATGTGGAAACTTGATCGCAAACTCGGACTTTGAGCGTGGTTTCAACGGATATTGGGATGCACAAGGAGTCGGTACATTGTCTACCACAGCTGGCTATAAATCTGCCACAGCTATGTACTACGCCTCTGGTAATCGCAACCGGTACTGGGTGGGACCATCACACCAATGGCGAGAAGGTCTGGACTTGAAATGTCTAAAGCAGGGTACCACATGGGAGTTTTCTGCTCGCTTGAAGCTTGTCGACTCAACGACTGGAAGGGGAGCCTCATGTAACACAGGCTCGTCCTCGGAAGGCGAAATGTGCCCTCAGGTGCAGCTCATTGTGCGCGACCAATCTTGGACTCAGCATTCTTTCAGGGTCAGCGGCTTCGACGGTGGGGACACTTGGGTAGCCAATGGGTTTAACGAGTTCAAAGGCTATTGGACAATCCCAGCGAATGGTTCAGGATGGCAAGGGGGTGTCGCAAACATGCGAGTGATACTTTCCGAATTCCCATTTGGTATGGATCTGGTTGTTGACGATTTCAGCATGGTACTGACGCTTGACACGAACAAGAGTCTCGCACAGTCTCCAACCTTGAGTCCGGTGCTGGCCGTGCCTCCTCCAACCCAAGCTCCTATCCGCATCCCAACTCAGGCTCCTGTCCGCATTCCAGCACAAGCTCCAATCCGCATTCCAAACGAAAGTCCGCTGATTGGTCCCGGAACGGACCTGAATGCATGCGCTAAGATGATCGCGAATTCCAACTTTGATCTGGGGTATGAGGGATACTGGTCAGTTCCTAGCGGCGGAAGTCTGTCAAACAAGGAAGGCTTCAGTTCCTCGACTTCCATGTACTACGATTCTGGGAACCGGCGAAGATACTGGATAGGTCCTGAGTACAAATGGCCAAATGGTGTTGAATATGGGTGTTTGTTGCAAGGAACAACATGGAAGTTTACCGCTAAATTTCAACTTATCGACGCTGCAACTGGTAAAGGAAGCTCTTGCAGCGTTAATTCAAGTAAAGAAGGAGAAATGTGTCCCCGCGTTCGACTGACTCTCCGAGACGATGGGTGGACTCTTCGAAACGTGAGGATCGATGGATTCAGCGCGGCGGATACCTGGGACGCCAACGGCATGAATTCGTTCACGGGCTACTGGACTGTCCCAGAAGACGGCCCGGACTGGCAGGGTCGTGTCCGTAATATTCGCTTGGCGATTGTTGATTTTCCCTTTGACAAGAATCTAGTCGTTGATGATTTTCAGATGGCGTTTTTCAATACGAACTAG
- a CDS encoding predicted protein has protein sequence QGPAGSGKSTYCQAMQEHATTLAGTRRRRIHVANLDPAAEIFQYDTAFDVRDLISVEEVMEELGLGPNGGLLYCMEYLVENLDWLHDELEMFQDDEYLILDCPGQLELYTHVPIMRRILDSMRIWGYESSMVSVFCVDAAFLIDASKFLSGSLLSLSAMVALELPHVNVLTKCDLMPREDVERILGYGKGEERHRHRRLEARRRQRNRLTDAIGQLLDDYAMVSFIPLNLNEEDSIEHVLATVDHAIQYGEDLEIRGAEEDDNNGNPDDH, from the exons CAGGGTCCGGCTGGATCAGGAAAGAGCACGTACTGTCAAGCCATGCAGGAACACGCCACGACACTGGCCGGTACGCGTCGACGCCGCATTCACGTCGCCAATCTCGATCCGGCGGCCGAAATATTTCAGTACGACACCGCCTTTGACGTCCGGGATTTGATTTCTGTTGAGGAAGTCATGGAAGAACTGGGCCTCGGTCCTAACGGGGGTCTGCTGTACTGTATGGAGTATCTTGTGGAAAATTTGGATTGGCTGCACGATGAATTGGAGATGTTCCAAGACGACGAATATTTGATTTTGGATTGTCCGGGACAACTGGAGCTCTACACTCACGTGCCGATCATGCGACGAATTCTGGATTCGATGCGAATATGGGGATATGAATCTTCCATGGTCTCCGTTTTTTGTGTCGACGCCGCCTTCTTAATCGACGCCAGTAAATTTTTGTCGGGTAGTCTGTTAAGCCTATCCGCCATGGTGGCGTTGGAGTTGCCCCACGTGAACGTCCTGACGAAATGTGATCTAATGCCGAGAGAAGACGTGGAAAGGATTTTGGGGTACG gaaaaggcgaaGAGCGCCATCGACACAGACGCTTAGAAGCCCGTCGGCGACAGCGAAATCGTTTGACCGATGCTATAGGACAGCTATTGGATGACTACGCTATGGTGAGCTTCATTCCGCTGAATTTGAATGAGGAAGATTCCATCGAGCACGTTTTAGCAACAGTCGATCATGCTATTCAATATGGAGAAGACTTGGAAATCAGGGGTGCTGAGGAAGACGATAATAACGGGAACCCCGATGACCATTAA